TTTGTTTGCCCTCTAGCCACCGAAATTTCGCCCGAAAATGACAAAGCATTAATCGAACAAAAACGTTTATTTGAATTGCCAGAAACATTAAAGCCCCAGTTATGACTGAGGCTTTAACTTTATACGTATACCTAACTTACTAGGGTATAGCGACTAAATACAGTAGTTAAAATCACTGTCTTCAAGTAAAGACAAGCTGTCACCAACCAAGTCTTTTGTTTCTATCGCTTTTAATAATTCAAGACCAACCTCACGTTGCTCCTTCGTAAGCGCGATGTAAGGTAAGCGGAAGTTATTAGGAACAGCATCAGTCATGATCATGGCGGTGTTAATGGCAATAGGATTAGGCTCACAAAATAGCCATTTCATTAACCCCTGCAATTTATCATTAAGCTTAGCTGATTCTTCTACATTATCTTTATCCATTAATTGGCGCATAAAACCAGGAATGATATTAGAAGCAACAGAAATAACGCCATGAGAACCGTGCACATGACGTCCTACATAACATTCATCATCGTTACCTGACCAACAAGAAATACCTCGTTTTTCATAATAGGCAATGCGATCGTTACCAGAACATTCTTTCACACCAATAAAGTTTTTATGCGTTGATAACGGTTCGATAATTTCTGGTGTTAAATCTTGTCCTGTTCTTCCTGGCACGTTATAGATAAAGGCAGGGCCTATATCAAGAACACGTTTAAAGTGCTCGCTAACACCTCTAATTGAAGTACGACCATAGTAAGGATTAATTTGTAGAGCGGCATCCATACCCATAGCAAACCCATTTTCAGTGGCTTTTATTGCTTCGCGGGTATTATTACTGCCAGTATTACCAACAATAATTAATTTATCACCAAAGTTATTTACACAATGAGCAATTAGCATTAAATGCTCTTCCCAGCTAAGTAAATGCCCTTCACCGGTAGTACCGCCAACAATTATGCCGTCTACACCAGCAGAAATTTGTTGTTCTATCAAGAAATCATAAGTTTTTAAACAAACCTCTCCTTTATCTGTGTAAGGAGTTTTTATTGCGGTCATTAAACTTGCTGCTTTTAATCGTTTCATTAACTATCTCTAATTCTTTTATTTAACTTCAATAGGGTAATACCAAACGGATTCGTTTATTGTACAACTTAGAGTGTTAGTAGCGAGCTTATAACAAGTAAAATAATGTAAACATAGTTATTCTATATTTCATTAATTTTGTGATGTTATCAGTTTGCTAATACGCTCCCGAAGGGCGAGTTTAAAAGCTTTATATGCGGCGTTATTAATTTTGACAAAGGAATAACCATTCTCTTCAATCAATGCCTTGCCTAATAAGCCTTTTAATTCTCGCTAAGTGACCAATAAATGAGTCCGATTGGTATAAATCAGTAAATTCTTGTCGAACATTCTAGCAATGACCGGGGTTATCAACAACCCGTCTCATGATATATTCATCATTCGTTAACCTATGCTGGTAATGGAATATCTGATGGTCTAATGATAATACCTTATATGCTTGATAATTATCATCATTATTTAAATCAGCAGCATAGAGTTCTTCATTAATAAGTTCATTCTTAGTGAGTGTAAAATGAATGTCTGCCACGAGTCCCCAATCACCCAACTCAGTGATTTGTTCAATAACATTCCCTTTTTTATCAAGTGTTATAAAGGTAAACTCAAAACTACCATCGCTACTAAGTTGAGCATATTCAACGGTTTCATTGCCATGCTCATCAATATCATTTCGATACCAGCGTCCAAAGAGCAAGGCTCGGGGATAACTAGATTTACTCACTATGTGTTTTCCTAATATTTTGCAATGTGGAACTAAAAGATTAAGTTATTACTTAACCATCTAAAAACCACAGTTCTTATCAACAAGTTTGTGACTATTTTAATGTAAAAAGTGGTGTTGTGAAAAGTTATTATATTGTCAAAGTAGATAACACTGTATTTTCTTATTAGACAAGTTTCATTTAGGGAACTCAATAACAAACTGAAATATCCTGAAATTAATTAAATGTTATGTCTCTATGTTTAGCTTATTTCAATTCTTATCTCGTTCAACACTTGTTGCTGCACTTACTCGTTATACAATAACTTAATCCATTTGACACTTTCATGATCCTCACAGAAAAATTAGATATAAGTTTAACTAAAAAAGGTTTAAATTTATCAGCAATTAAACCATTTAGGAAAATGAACTATGTCGGCCCCAAAAGTACAGTTATTATTAACAGGCAATGAGTTGATGACAGGTGATATTGTTGACAGTAACTCAGCTATGATGGCACAAGTACTGAAAGACATTGGACTTGGGGTCAACCGTAAGGTGACGGTAGCTGATGATTTAGCGCTCCTTGTTAATGAGATAACTTACATGGCTAGTACCAGTGATATATTAATTATCAACGGTGGCTTAGGACCAACAGTGGACGATTTAACCGCACAAGCTTTAGCACTAGCCATTGAAGACGAATTAAGCCAACACCCACAGGCGCTTACTCATTTAACCAACTGGTGTCACCAACGGGGCGCGGAGTTAAATGG
The DNA window shown above is from Colwellia psychrerythraea 34H and carries:
- the dapA gene encoding 4-hydroxy-tetrahydrodipicolinate synthase, with translation MKRLKAASLMTAIKTPYTDKGEVCLKTYDFLIEQQISAGVDGIIVGGTTGEGHLLSWEEHLMLIAHCVNNFGDKLIIVGNTGSNNTREAIKATENGFAMGMDAALQINPYYGRTSIRGVSEHFKRVLDIGPAFIYNVPGRTGQDLTPEIIEPLSTHKNFIGVKECSGNDRIAYYEKRGISCWSGNDDECYVGRHVHGSHGVISVASNIIPGFMRQLMDKDNVEESAKLNDKLQGLMKWLFCEPNPIAINTAMIMTDAVPNNFRLPYIALTKEQREVGLELLKAIETKDLVGDSLSLLEDSDFNYCI